Proteins from one Oscillatoria nigro-viridis PCC 7112 genomic window:
- a CDS encoding PAS domain S-box protein has product MHIDINIPSETLSPTRTGGTPNLIEEVWRLYDRALAATSNGIAIADATRPDKPIVYCNGAFERITGYDRSEIIGKNCRFLQGPDTDGAAVDRIRAALKEQHDCKVVLKNYRKDGTAFWNELTISPVRDSSGIVTHFIGVQSDITDRFQAEEALKQAEAKYRSIFENATEGIFQTAPDGRYLSANQALARMYGYDSPSELIAKCSANNLYADRTRRASFTAEISKNGSLKEFESCVRRKDGSTTWISENVREVRDEDGELLYYEGTVAEIADRKQAEAALRDREYWLKTAINAVPDAINLTDSEGRWLIANDCALQLLGWETADYQGKTTAELAAAADPRVREILLTWQETDETTWQAGTLTDHRQIVPLPTGGSNVFEVRKVPLFNPDGSRKGLAVAGRDITQQVAADAALRDSEQRFRAIFERAAIGMVVATLEGVAIATNPAFQAMLGISEAQLRGVGIDDCAHPEDVEASRELRQQLAAGWREAYQIEKRYLRQDGSIRWGRLSASVIDSSQGTPQFILQMVEDITDRKQAESALLQNEAKWRSLILNSSDIITILDASGSIVYESPSVERVLGYEPEELAGQIVLDFIHPDDLPSVMSDGQKLIANPGDPIALEGRFRRADGSWSFLEGVGINLLADPAVKGIAINSRDMTARRQAEYRLSKINECFLGFTTDAADNIQRLTSLAGELLGGSSAIYSRVGGGLLRAIATWQAPPDYTLVDRAEGHICTDACSKGSDRAVAIPDLQNTIYAQTDPAVIRYQLRSYLGQAVRLGDNYVGAMCVLYTESIAPTEADCKLIGIIAGAIGVEEERAAAADRDRQQSQELQTALRELQQTQMQLVQTEKMSSLGQVLAGIAHEINNPVGFVAGNLCHVRGYVLDLLEIVQVYREEYPNPPAKIQQQAEDIDLEFLAEDLPKLLNSMQTGCERIVEIIQTLRNFSRADEAKIKTADIHEGLDSTLLMLNSRLKAKPNWQGIKVIKEYGELPQINCHPGQLNQVFMNVLANAIDALEESTSQAKDTADYTFPTITIQTETIDDKSILIRIKDNGKGIPEDQIVRLFDPFFTTKPVGKGTGLGLSISHQIVVEKHNGKLQCLSEPGKGTEFIIEIPIR; this is encoded by the coding sequence ATGCACATCGATATAAACATTCCTTCTGAAACGCTATCGCCGACTCGTACTGGCGGCACACCGAATTTAATAGAAGAAGTCTGGAGGCTGTACGATCGCGCCCTGGCAGCTACCAGCAACGGCATCGCGATCGCGGACGCTACCCGGCCCGACAAGCCTATAGTCTACTGCAACGGGGCTTTCGAGCGGATTACAGGCTACGATCGCAGCGAAATAATCGGGAAGAACTGCCGCTTCCTGCAAGGCCCGGATACCGATGGCGCTGCCGTCGATCGCATCCGCGCGGCCCTGAAAGAACAACACGACTGCAAAGTAGTTCTGAAAAACTACCGCAAAGACGGCACCGCCTTCTGGAACGAACTCACCATCTCGCCGGTGCGCGACAGCAGCGGGATCGTCACCCACTTCATCGGCGTCCAATCTGATATCACCGATCGCTTCCAAGCAGAAGAAGCCCTCAAACAAGCCGAGGCAAAATACCGCAGCATCTTTGAAAACGCCACCGAAGGCATATTTCAAACCGCCCCAGACGGGCGCTACCTCAGCGCCAACCAGGCACTCGCCCGAATGTACGGCTACGATTCCCCCTCAGAACTGATCGCAAAATGTTCGGCAAACAACCTTTACGCCGATCGCACCCGCCGCGCTTCCTTCACGGCAGAAATCAGCAAAAACGGCTCCCTGAAAGAGTTTGAGTCTTGCGTCCGCCGCAAAGACGGCAGCACTACCTGGATCTCGGAAAACGTGCGCGAAGTCCGCGACGAAGATGGCGAACTCCTTTACTACGAAGGAACCGTCGCCGAAATCGCCGATCGCAAACAAGCCGAAGCAGCCCTGCGCGATCGAGAATACTGGTTGAAAACCGCGATTAACGCCGTGCCCGACGCGATCAACCTCACAGACAGCGAGGGGCGCTGGCTGATTGCCAACGACTGCGCCCTCCAACTTTTGGGCTGGGAAACCGCAGACTACCAGGGCAAAACTACTGCCGAACTCGCAGCCGCAGCCGATCCGAGAGTCAGAGAAATCCTGCTAACTTGGCAGGAAACCGACGAAACCACCTGGCAAGCAGGCACTCTTACCGACCACCGCCAAATTGTCCCCTTGCCCACAGGCGGCAGCAACGTGTTTGAAGTGCGGAAAGTGCCGCTGTTCAACCCCGACGGTTCGCGCAAAGGTTTGGCAGTCGCAGGGCGGGACATCACCCAGCAAGTGGCAGCGGATGCAGCTTTGCGAGACAGCGAACAGCGGTTTCGGGCAATTTTTGAACGCGCTGCGATCGGCATGGTAGTCGCTACCCTCGAAGGTGTGGCGATCGCCACTAATCCGGCATTTCAAGCTATGCTGGGGATCTCGGAAGCTCAACTGCGGGGTGTCGGCATCGACGACTGCGCCCACCCGGAAGACGTAGAAGCTTCGCGCGAGTTGCGCCAACAGTTGGCCGCGGGCTGGCGCGAAGCTTACCAAATCGAGAAGCGCTACCTCCGCCAAGACGGCAGCATCAGGTGGGGACGCCTCAGCGCCTCTGTCATCGACAGCAGTCAGGGAACGCCGCAGTTTATTTTGCAAATGGTAGAGGATATTACCGATCGCAAACAAGCCGAGTCAGCTTTGTTGCAAAATGAGGCTAAGTGGCGATCGCTGATTCTCAACAGTTCCGACATCATTACTATTCTCGACGCCAGCGGTAGTATTGTTTACGAAAGCCCTTCTGTAGAAAGAGTTTTAGGCTACGAACCCGAGGAACTCGCCGGTCAAATTGTCCTAGATTTCATCCACCCTGACGACCTTCCCTCGGTGATGTCCGACGGCCAAAAACTGATCGCAAATCCAGGCGATCCGATCGCCCTAGAAGGTAGGTTCCGGCGCGCTGACGGTTCTTGGTCTTTTCTCGAAGGTGTCGGCATCAACTTGCTAGCAGACCCCGCTGTGAAAGGAATTGCGATCAACTCCCGCGACATGACGGCGCGCCGGCAAGCAGAGTACCGCCTCAGCAAAATCAACGAGTGCTTTTTGGGATTCACCACCGACGCCGCTGATAACATCCAGCGGCTGACATCCTTAGCCGGCGAGCTTTTGGGCGGAAGCAGCGCTATCTACAGCCGCGTCGGTGGCGGTCTGCTGCGCGCGATCGCGACTTGGCAAGCGCCGCCCGACTACACGCTGGTCGATCGCGCCGAGGGCCACATCTGCACCGACGCATGCAGCAAAGGAAGCGATCGGGCTGTTGCCATTCCTGACTTGCAGAACACGATCTACGCCCAAACCGATCCCGCTGTCATCCGCTACCAACTGCGAAGCTATCTGGGACAAGCAGTGCGGCTGGGCGACAATTACGTGGGTGCGATGTGCGTTCTCTACACTGAGTCGATCGCGCCCACAGAAGCCGACTGCAAGCTGATCGGAATTATTGCCGGGGCGATCGGAGTTGAGGAAGAACGGGCCGCCGCCGCCGATCGCGATCGGCAACAATCCCAAGAATTGCAAACAGCTTTGCGCGAATTGCAGCAAACTCAAATGCAGTTAGTACAAACCGAAAAAATGTCTTCCCTCGGACAGGTGCTAGCAGGAATTGCCCACGAAATTAACAACCCTGTTGGCTTTGTCGCCGGCAACCTCTGCCACGTCCGAGGCTACGTTCTAGACTTATTAGAAATAGTCCAAGTGTATCGAGAAGAGTACCCAAATCCCCCAGCAAAAATTCAGCAACAAGCCGAGGATATAGACTTAGAATTTCTAGCAGAAGACCTGCCCAAATTGCTCAATTCGATGCAGACCGGATGCGAGCGCATTGTAGAAATTATTCAAACTCTCCGAAATTTCTCGCGGGCGGACGAAGCGAAAATCAAGACAGCCGACATTCACGAAGGTTTAGACAGTACCTTGTTAATGTTGAACAGCCGACTGAAAGCCAAACCCAACTGGCAGGGAATTAAAGTGATTAAAGAATACGGAGAACTGCCGCAAATAAACTGTCATCCCGGACAGTTAAATCAGGTATTTATGAATGTATTGGCAAATGCGATCGACGCCTTGGAAGAAAGCACCAGCCAAGCAAAAGACACAGCAGATTATACCTTTCCTACTATCACGATTCAAACAGAAACGATTGATGACAAGAGCATTTTAATTCGGATTAAAGACAACGGTAAGGGCATTCCCGAAGATCAGATCGTGCGCTTGTTTGACCCGTTTTTTACCACAAAACCAGTTGGCAAAGGCACAGGTTTGGGTTTATCAATTTCGCACCAAATTGTCGTTGAAAAACACAACGGCAAATTGCAGTGCCTCTCAGAACCCGGTAAAGGCACCGAATTTATCATCGAAATTCCAATTCGCTGA
- a CDS encoding HAD family hydrolase, translating into MSQYKLIIFDFDGTLAITHKAIVFCFTKTFESYNITPPSADTIIGTIGINLPNSFKILHPAIEESAIPEWVETYRSYYRTEGEKQVELFAGTKQVLQLARQSGLSLGVFSNKHVNFVNVLLNNLRIHSFFDLILGDNGQIIPKPNPAVFHSIIKPLFPELDNSQILMVGDTAIDLLFAKNAGIDVCWAAYGYGDRAQCIALEPTFEIGALSELAVFVQN; encoded by the coding sequence ATGAGTCAGTACAAGTTAATTATTTTTGATTTCGACGGCACTTTGGCAATTACTCACAAAGCTATTGTATTTTGCTTTACCAAAACTTTTGAAAGTTACAATATTACCCCGCCTAGTGCTGATACTATTATAGGTACGATCGGCATCAATTTACCAAATAGTTTTAAAATCCTGCATCCGGCGATCGAGGAAAGCGCAATTCCTGAATGGGTGGAAACTTACCGCTCTTATTATCGGACGGAAGGTGAAAAGCAGGTAGAGTTATTTGCCGGGACAAAGCAAGTCTTGCAGTTGGCGCGTCAGTCTGGATTGAGCTTGGGAGTTTTCAGCAACAAACACGTTAATTTTGTTAATGTATTACTAAATAATTTGAGAATTCACAGTTTTTTTGATTTGATATTAGGTGATAACGGACAAATAATTCCGAAACCAAACCCGGCTGTTTTTCACTCGATTATTAAACCCCTGTTCCCGGAGTTGGATAACAGTCAAATTTTAATGGTTGGCGATACGGCGATTGATTTGCTGTTTGCTAAAAATGCTGGGATAGATGTTTGTTGGGCGGCTTACGGATATGGCGATCGCGCTCAGTGTATAGCCCTAGAACCGACTTTCGAGATCGGCGCTCTTTCCGAACTTGCTGTGTTCGTTCAAAATTAA